A region from the Campylobacter subantarcticus LMG 24377 genome encodes:
- the rpmF gene encoding 50S ribosomal protein L32, which translates to MAVPKRRVSKTRAAKRRTHYKVTLPMPIKDKDGSYKMPHRVNPVTKEY; encoded by the coding sequence ATGGCAGTACCTAAGAGAAGAGTGAGTAAAACTCGTGCAGCAAAACGCAGAACTCATTACAAAGTTACCTTACCTATGCCTATTAAAGACAAAGATGGTAGCTACAAAATGCCTCATCGTGTAAATCCAGTAACTAAGGAATACTAA
- a CDS encoding PIG-L deacetylase family protein has translation MKKNKILIIAAHPDDEVLGCFGTMARYIQQGHDIFTLILGEGKTSRENENHSKDQEILEEELSKANNFLGVKKVFRRFFPDNAFDKIPLLDIVKSIEEVKKEIQPNIIFTHYEKDLNIDHQITYKATITATRSMPKESVKEIYSFEILSSTEWNYPLSFQPDVFFDISSTLNLKLQAMSFYQSELKQYPHPRSLEGIKINAQYQGMRVGLQYAEAFKSIKVIK, from the coding sequence ATGAAAAAGAATAAAATTTTGATTATAGCAGCCCATCCAGATGATGAGGTTTTAGGATGCTTTGGCACCATGGCAAGATATATACAACAAGGTCATGATATTTTCACTTTAATACTCGGAGAAGGTAAGACAAGCAGAGAAAATGAAAATCACTCAAAAGACCAAGAAATTTTAGAGGAAGAACTTTCAAAAGCAAATAATTTTTTAGGTGTCAAAAAAGTTTTTAGAAGATTTTTTCCTGATAATGCTTTTGATAAAATTCCTTTATTGGATATTGTTAAAAGCATTGAAGAAGTAAAAAAAGAAATTCAGCCAAATATTATTTTCACGCATTATGAAAAAGATTTAAATATTGATCATCAAATTACATACAAAGCAACTATTACAGCTACAAGATCCATGCCAAAGGAAAGTGTAAAGGAAATTTATAGCTTTGAAATTTTATCTAGTACAGAGTGGAATTATCCTTTGAGTTTTCAACCTGATGTTTTTTTTGATATTAGCTCAACATTAAACCTAAAACTACAAGCTATGTCTTTTTACCAATCAGAACTAAAACAATACCCCCACCCAAGAAGTCTAGAAGGGATTAAAATCAACGCTCAATATCAAGGAATGAGAGTCGGTCTTCAATATGCTGAAGCATTTAAAAGCATCAAGGTAATAAAATGA
- the plsX gene encoding phosphate acyltransferase PlsX, with the protein MTSIAIDAMGGDFGEKPIIEGVIQALREREFKAILVGDPQKLETLIPQDLKSYIEYEEAFDVFAMEENSTDALKRKDSTIYKAIDLVKNQKAKAVVSAGHSGATMSLATLRLGRLANIARPAIATLMPNIHSRTLVLDVGANVDCKSEHLFQFAIMGEAYAKEILNIAKPRVALLSNGEEECKGNELTKETHQLLKQLPNFVGNAEGRDIFNGTIDVLVCDGFNGNILLKTGEGVASVITKLLKQEIQKSFLAKLGYLLAKPAFNELKTHIDYEEYGGAPLLGVKECVIISHGKSGPKAIKNAIFQALNFTQSNINQTIEKELSNYEIN; encoded by the coding sequence ATGACAAGCATTGCTATTGATGCAATGGGTGGAGATTTTGGGGAAAAACCTATCATAGAAGGCGTAATTCAAGCTCTAAGAGAAAGAGAATTTAAAGCTATCTTAGTGGGAGATCCTCAAAAACTTGAAACCTTAATCCCTCAAGATTTAAAATCATACATAGAATACGAAGAAGCTTTTGATGTATTTGCCATGGAAGAAAATTCCACAGATGCATTAAAAAGAAAAGATAGTACTATTTATAAAGCCATAGATTTAGTAAAAAATCAAAAGGCAAAAGCTGTAGTTTCTGCTGGACATAGTGGCGCTACGATGAGTTTAGCTACATTAAGACTAGGTAGATTGGCAAACATCGCTAGACCAGCAATTGCAACTTTAATGCCAAATATTCATTCAAGAACACTTGTCTTAGATGTGGGTGCAAATGTAGATTGCAAAAGTGAGCATTTATTCCAATTTGCCATTATGGGTGAGGCTTATGCGAAAGAAATTCTAAATATAGCTAAACCTAGAGTTGCATTACTTTCAAATGGTGAAGAAGAATGCAAAGGCAATGAACTTACTAAAGAAACTCACCAACTTTTAAAACAACTTCCAAATTTTGTAGGAAATGCTGAAGGTAGAGATATCTTTAATGGTACTATTGATGTATTAGTATGTGATGGTTTTAACGGAAATATTTTGCTAAAAACAGGCGAGGGAGTTGCAAGTGTTATTACCAAACTTTTAAAGCAGGAAATTCAAAAATCATTTTTAGCTAAACTTGGCTACCTTTTAGCAAAACCAGCTTTTAATGAGCTAAAAACACATATTGATTATGAAGAGTACGGCGGAGCACCGCTTTTGGGCGTTAAAGAATGTGTTATCATTAGCCATGGTAAAAGTGGACCAAAAGCTATTAAAAATGCAATTTTTCAAGCATTAAATTTCACACAATCAAATATAAATCAAACCATAGAAAAAGAACTTTCTAATTATGAAATCAACTAA
- a CDS encoding beta-ketoacyl-ACP synthase III yields the protein MKSTKASLKSIASYIPERILSNHDLESMVQTSDEWILRRTGIKERRIASENENTSDLGTKAAIKAIQRANLNPEDIDAIIVATLSPDYFTMPSTACKIAHNLGLKNITAFDISAACSGFIYLLELAKSMVESGAKKNVLIIGAEKISSIMDYTDRSICVLFGDGAGAGVVSLDDNFPIIDTHTASDGEFGDLLMTQRAQKSSICSPLSMQMKGNEVFKIAVNTLSNDVIDILAKNNIKSEEIDLFIPHQANLRIIKAVQEKLNFKDEQCVVTVQNYGNTSAASIPMAMNDAYEQGRLKQGSLILLDAFGGGFTWGSALLHFGGENNK from the coding sequence ATGAAATCAACTAAAGCTTCCTTAAAAAGTATAGCTTCTTATATCCCAGAAAGAATTCTTAGTAACCATGATTTAGAATCTATGGTGCAAACTAGTGATGAATGGATATTAAGAAGAACAGGTATCAAAGAAAGACGTATCGCAAGTGAAAATGAAAACACAAGTGATCTTGGCACCAAAGCAGCTATTAAAGCTATTCAAAGGGCAAATTTAAACCCTGAAGATATCGATGCAATTATTGTTGCTACTTTAAGTCCAGATTATTTTACCATGCCATCAACTGCATGTAAAATTGCCCATAATCTTGGTCTAAAGAATATCACTGCTTTTGATATTTCAGCAGCTTGCTCGGGTTTTATCTACTTACTTGAACTTGCAAAATCCATGGTTGAAAGCGGTGCTAAAAAAAATGTACTAATCATAGGAGCTGAAAAAATTAGCTCTATTATGGATTATACCGATAGAAGTATATGTGTTTTATTTGGTGATGGAGCTGGGGCTGGAGTTGTATCATTAGATGATAATTTTCCTATTATAGACACTCATACTGCTAGTGATGGAGAATTTGGCGATTTATTAATGACACAAAGAGCCCAAAAAAGTAGTATTTGCTCTCCACTTTCAATGCAAATGAAAGGTAATGAAGTATTTAAAATCGCAGTCAATACCTTAAGTAATGATGTGATCGATATTCTTGCTAAGAACAATATCAAAAGCGAAGAAATTGATCTTTTTATACCACACCAAGCCAATCTAAGAATCATTAAAGCTGTACAAGAAAAGCTTAATTTTAAAGATGAACAATGTGTAGTTACCGTGCAAAATTACGGCAATACTTCAGCTGCTTCAATCCCTATGGCTATGAATGATGCTTATGAACAAGGTCGTTTAAAACAAGGTTCGCTGATACTGCTTGATGCTTTTGGCGGTGGATTTACTTGGGGTTCTGCGCTACTTCACTTTGGTGGAGAAAATAACAAATAA
- the pseH gene encoding UDP-4-amino-4,6-dideoxy-N-acetyl-beta-L-altrosamine N-acetyltransferase: MITYKNFTELDKEEAKEIFHIRNSSYISKFMKTQHISLEEHQLFLQKLKENNKQQYFLLLKDDTKIGVIYFINITNHSCEFGLYGIQKGVGELLMQEVKNYAFNVLKVQTLNACVFKENTKALNLYLKHSFEITKEDCNFYFVVLNNPHRNFMF; the protein is encoded by the coding sequence ATGATTACTTATAAAAATTTTACAGAACTTGACAAAGAAGAAGCAAAAGAAATTTTTCACATAAGAAATTCTTCATATATTTCTAAATTTATGAAAACACAACATATTAGCCTAGAAGAACATCAGTTATTTTTACAAAAACTCAAAGAAAACAACAAACAACAATATTTTTTATTATTAAAAGACGATACAAAAATAGGAGTAATATATTTTATCAATATAACTAACCATTCATGTGAATTTGGGCTTTATGGTATACAAAAAGGAGTAGGTGAACTTTTAATGCAAGAAGTTAAAAACTATGCTTTTAATGTTTTAAAAGTTCAAACTCTAAACGCTTGTGTTTTTAAAGAAAATACAAAAGCTCTAAATTTATACCTAAAACATAGTTTCGAAATTACCAAAGAAGACTGTAATTTTTATTTTGTAGTTTTAAATAATCCTCACAGGAATTTCATGTTTTAA
- a CDS encoding HisA/HisF-related TIM barrel protein: protein MLKTRIIPCVLLKDHQLVKSINFSSFRTIGHVVSTARIYNARNIDELIVLDINKNGKIDFESLEDIANECFMPLTIGGGIRTLEDIRKVLDIGADKVSINSIALHDPNFIKEAVNTFGSSCVVCSIDVKKDKGCFKVFNDEILDIDPLELALRYEALGAGEILLTSVDKEGSALGYDLELLKYFQDKLKIPLIINGGLSKPQDGVEAIKLGANALAGAFIFHFSQYTPNDIKKELLKHEIPVRII, encoded by the coding sequence ATGCTTAAAACAAGAATTATTCCTTGTGTGTTATTAAAAGATCATCAGCTTGTAAAAAGTATCAATTTTTCTTCTTTTAGGACTATAGGGCATGTGGTTAGTACTGCTAGGATATATAATGCTAGAAATATAGACGAGCTTATCGTTTTGGATATAAACAAAAACGGCAAGATAGATTTTGAGAGTTTGGAAGATATAGCTAATGAATGCTTTATGCCTTTGACAATTGGAGGTGGGATTAGAACTTTAGAAGATATTAGAAAAGTTTTAGATATAGGTGCGGATAAAGTTAGTATAAATTCCATAGCTTTACATGATCCAAATTTTATCAAAGAAGCAGTAAATACTTTTGGAAGTTCTTGCGTGGTGTGTTCTATTGATGTTAAAAAAGATAAGGGTTGTTTTAAAGTTTTCAATGATGAAATCTTAGATATAGATCCGCTAGAACTTGCACTTAGATACGAAGCTTTAGGAGCAGGGGAGATACTTCTAACAAGTGTTGATAAAGAGGGAAGTGCTTTGGGGTATGACTTGGAGTTGTTGAAGTATTTTCAAGATAAGTTGAAAATCCCGCTTATTATTAATGGTGGGCTTTCTAAACCTCAAGATGGAGTAGAAGCTATAAAATTAGGTGCAAATGCGCTTGCTGGTGCTTTTATCTTTCATTTTAGTCAATATACACCAAATGACATCAAAAAAGAACTTTTAAAACATGAAATTCCTGTGAGGATTATTTAA
- the ndk gene encoding nucleoside-diphosphate kinase, with protein sequence MEKTLSIIKPDAVKKGVIGQILSRFENNGLRIAATKKVQLSEKEAQEFYAVHKERPFFKDLVEFMISGPVVVSVLEGENAVLKNRELMGATNPKEAAPGTIRADFADSIDANAVHGSDSLENAKIEIEFFFSKTEIL encoded by the coding sequence TTGGAAAAAACACTTTCTATTATTAAACCTGATGCGGTAAAAAAAGGCGTTATTGGTCAAATTTTATCACGCTTTGAAAACAATGGTCTAAGAATAGCAGCAACAAAAAAAGTGCAACTTTCAGAAAAAGAAGCACAAGAATTTTATGCAGTTCATAAAGAAAGACCATTTTTTAAAGATTTAGTAGAATTTATGATCAGTGGTCCGGTTGTGGTTTCTGTTTTAGAAGGCGAAAATGCTGTATTAAAAAACAGAGAATTAATGGGTGCTACAAATCCAAAAGAAGCGGCTCCTGGTACTATTAGAGCAGACTTTGCAGATAGTATTGATGCAAACGCGGTTCATGGAAGCGATAGCTTAGAAAATGCTAAAATTGAAATAGAATTTTTCTTTTCAAAAACTGAAATTTTATAA
- a CDS encoding N-acetyl sugar amidotransferase, which translates to MKFCKKCVMPDTKPDLHFDDEGVCDACRSQETKNQEIDWKKREEEFLNLVKKYKKHPVYDCVIGVSGGKDSTFQVLKCLELGLNPLCVCFEPTIPTKIGKKNLKNLNQLGVDLIHIKRNPLVYKKLAKEAFIRTGDNEWQNHLGIFTCVPKVAVAFGIPLIIWGESPQIEYGGPASSKEKNTLGREWLEEFGGLLGNRISDMIGVDGISEKDLYFYTYPSNEELQRVGVTGLFLGYYFKWDYKYNLKVSQENGFKTSTKPVETTYENFENLDCYSNHVHDYLKYCKYGFGRATDNACLDIRLGYISREEGVRLVNKYDGKPPKKAIKKYLEFSGFSEQEFEKIVDSYTNKKIFKRDENGKFLRDSDGSLIKKYEFVLK; encoded by the coding sequence ATGAAATTTTGTAAAAAATGTGTAATGCCAGATACTAAACCTGATTTGCATTTTGATGATGAGGGTGTTTGCGATGCTTGCCGTTCTCAAGAAACAAAAAATCAAGAAATAGATTGGAAAAAAAGAGAAGAAGAATTTTTAAATCTTGTTAAAAAATATAAAAAACATCCTGTGTATGACTGCGTGATAGGGGTAAGTGGTGGCAAAGATTCTACTTTTCAGGTATTAAAATGTCTTGAGCTTGGGCTAAATCCTCTTTGTGTATGTTTTGAGCCAACTATCCCTACTAAAATAGGTAAAAAAAATTTAAAAAATTTAAATCAACTTGGAGTAGATTTAATCCATATCAAAAGAAATCCTTTGGTGTATAAAAAATTAGCTAAAGAAGCTTTTATAAGAACAGGGGATAATGAATGGCAAAATCACTTAGGAATTTTTACTTGTGTGCCAAAAGTGGCAGTTGCCTTTGGTATCCCTTTGATCATTTGGGGTGAAAGCCCTCAGATTGAGTATGGTGGTCCAGCTAGTTCTAAAGAAAAAAATACTTTAGGTAGGGAATGGCTTGAAGAATTTGGTGGGCTTTTGGGTAATAGAATTTCTGATATGATCGGTGTTGATGGCATTAGTGAGAAGGATCTGTATTTTTACACTTATCCGAGCAATGAAGAGCTTCAAAGGGTTGGAGTTACAGGGTTGTTTTTAGGATATTATTTTAAATGGGATTATAAGTATAACTTAAAGGTATCTCAAGAAAATGGCTTTAAAACTAGTACAAAACCAGTTGAAACTACTTATGAAAATTTTGAAAATCTAGATTGTTATTCAAATCATGTGCATGATTATTTAAAATATTGTAAATATGGTTTTGGAAGAGCAACTGATAATGCATGCTTGGATATAAGACTTGGGTATATTAGCCGTGAAGAAGGTGTAAGGCTTGTAAATAAATACGATGGAAAACCACCTAAAAAAGCTATCAAAAAATACTTAGAATTTAGTGGATTTAGCGAGCAAGAATTTGAAAAAATTGTAGATTCTTACACTAATAAAAAAATTTTTAAACGCGATGAAAATGGTAAATTTTTAAGAGATAGTGATGGGTCTTTGATAAAAAAATATGAGTTTGTTTTAAAATGA
- the flhB gene encoding flagellar biosynthesis protein FlhB — MAADDQEKTEEPTSKKIEDARNEGNVPKSQDASAVAVLVIAVFVVLFMLPFIGERISGLYRFYQSFIGIELDLKILQKIIIKTVIEMFIMVLPITLTIMVAGVIGNLMQFGFIFTTKPITPNFNKINPINGLKNLFSLKKIIDALKIILKVGVVFGIAFVFLLQFMQELPRVELYTIYPQLLWLRDKAIILAAVVIIAFLIIGLLDVLLVRYHYFKNLRMSKQEIKDEFKQSEGDPLVKSRIRRLQMEAARRRMVQDVASADVVITNPTHYAVALRYDNSKEAAPKVLAKGVDFLALRIKDMAYEYNVMIYENPPLARELYKACEVNDLIPPELFKAVAEVLSFVYTSNRQKFADRLK; from the coding sequence ATGGCTGCTGATGATCAAGAAAAAACAGAAGAGCCCACGTCCAAGAAAATAGAAGATGCGCGTAATGAGGGTAATGTCCCAAAAAGTCAAGATGCATCCGCTGTGGCTGTACTTGTTATAGCGGTTTTTGTGGTGTTGTTTATGTTGCCTTTTATAGGTGAGAGAATTAGCGGTTTATATAGGTTTTATCAAAGTTTTATAGGTATTGAACTTGATTTAAAAATCTTGCAAAAAATCATTATAAAAACAGTTATTGAAATGTTTATTATGGTTTTACCTATTACTCTGACAATTATGGTTGCAGGTGTGATTGGAAACTTAATGCAATTTGGGTTTATTTTTACAACTAAACCTATTACACCAAATTTTAATAAAATTAATCCTATTAATGGTCTTAAAAATCTTTTTTCTTTAAAGAAAATTATCGATGCTTTAAAAATCATACTCAAGGTTGGGGTTGTTTTTGGTATAGCGTTTGTGTTTTTATTGCAATTTATGCAAGAGTTGCCAAGAGTAGAGCTTTATACGATTTATCCACAGCTTTTATGGCTAAGAGATAAAGCCATTATACTTGCTGCTGTTGTTATTATAGCTTTTTTGATTATAGGTCTTTTAGATGTGCTTTTAGTGAGATATCATTACTTTAAAAATTTACGTATGAGTAAGCAAGAAATTAAGGATGAATTTAAACAAAGCGAAGGGGATCCTTTGGTAAAAAGTAGAATTCGTCGCTTGCAAATGGAAGCAGCAAGACGTAGAATGGTGCAAGATGTTGCTAGTGCTGATGTAGTGATCACCAACCCTACTCACTATGCGGTTGCCTTACGTTATGATAATTCTAAAGAGGCTGCACCGAAGGTTTTGGCAAAAGGGGTGGATTTTTTGGCTTTGCGTATTAAAGATATGGCATATGAATACAATGTAATGATTTATGAAAATCCTCCTTTAGCAAGAGAGCTTTATAAGGCTTGTGAGGTTAATGATCTTATCCCTCCAGAGCTTTTTAAGGCAGTGGCAGAAGTGCTAAGTTTTGTCTATACTTCTAACAGACAAAAATTTGCTGATAGACTAAAATAA
- a CDS encoding sulfite exporter TauE/SafE family protein, which yields MDLTLLPYMIIGIFSGMASGVFGIGGGMIIVPFMLTLGLSSHHAVAISVVQMIFASVFGSYINHKKKNLILKDGLIIGFGGFLGAMFSGVLLSYFSDITLTSVFLCVSIVFFLKFAFNQKSTIGNISHSNTLKNSILLICGIFTGIFAISLGIGGGLLITPILAYFLGYDTKKVVPLSLFFVIFASISGISSFVYNDIIDEEVLHNGTLVGISSMLGVYLGIKIIEKLNLNSHRIALLGIYTLSISMTIFSLLKKLNLF from the coding sequence ATGGATTTAACTTTACTTCCTTATATGATTATAGGAATTTTTTCAGGAATGGCTTCAGGGGTTTTTGGTATAGGCGGTGGAATGATCATTGTCCCTTTTATGCTTACTTTAGGACTAAGCTCCCACCATGCTGTGGCAATTTCAGTTGTACAAATGATCTTTGCTTCTGTTTTTGGGTCTTATATAAACCATAAAAAGAAAAATTTAATCTTAAAAGATGGACTTATCATAGGCTTTGGAGGCTTTTTAGGTGCGATGTTTAGCGGGGTATTGCTTTCATACTTTTCAGACATTACACTCACAAGCGTATTTTTATGTGTGAGTATTGTTTTCTTTTTAAAATTTGCTTTTAATCAAAAAAGTACTATTGGAAATATTAGCCACTCTAATACCTTAAAAAATTCTATTTTGCTAATTTGTGGTATATTTACAGGTATTTTTGCTATTTCTTTAGGTATTGGCGGTGGACTTTTGATCACCCCGATTTTGGCATATTTTTTAGGATATGACACCAAAAAAGTAGTTCCTCTTAGCTTATTTTTTGTTATATTTGCTTCCATTTCAGGCATTAGTTCTTTTGTATACAATGACATTATTGATGAGGAAGTTTTACACAATGGAACCTTAGTGGGTATTAGCTCTATGCTAGGAGTTTATCTTGGTATTAAAATCATAGAAAAACTTAACCTTAATTCTCACCGCATAGCGCTTTTAGGTATTTATACACTTTCGATTAGTATGACTATTTTTAGCTTACTTAAAAAACTAAATTTATTTTAG
- a CDS encoding ferredoxin, 4Fe-4S, whose amino-acid sequence MAVKITDICIACGSCIDECPVSAIVDDANNPEGEDRYYVYADKCVECVGHNDQPACASACPTDGCIVWSEVASGQPSRDSIGSDLRDGSTPVFA is encoded by the coding sequence ATGGCAGTTAAAATTACTGATATTTGTATAGCATGTGGTTCTTGTATAGATGAATGCCCAGTAAGTGCGATCGTTGATGATGCAAACAATCCAGAGGGTGAAGATAGATATTATGTTTATGCTGATAAATGTGTAGAATGTGTAGGTCACAATGATCAACCAGCCTGTGCAAGCGCATGTCCAACTGATGGTTGTATTGTGTGGAGTGAAGTTGCTAGCGGACAACCAAGCCGTGACAGTATCGGAAGCGACTTAAGAGACGGATCAACTCCAGTATTTGCTTAA
- a CDS encoding peroxiredoxin: MIVTKKAIDFTAPAVLGNNEIVGDFNLYKNIGPKGAVVFFYPKDFTFVCPSEIIAFDKRYQDFKDRGIEVIGVSCDNEFSHFAWKNMPVNQGGIGQVKFPLVADLTKQIARNFDVLFEEAVALRGSFLLDADGTIRHAVINDLPLGRNIDEMIRMVDTMLFTNEHGEVCPAGWNKGDEGMKADPKGVADYLSKNEGKL; this comes from the coding sequence ATGATAGTTACTAAAAAAGCTATTGATTTTACAGCGCCAGCTGTACTAGGAAATAATGAAATAGTTGGAGATTTTAATCTTTATAAAAATATAGGTCCAAAAGGTGCGGTGGTCTTTTTCTATCCAAAAGATTTTACTTTTGTTTGCCCATCTGAGATTATTGCTTTTGATAAAAGATATCAAGATTTTAAAGATAGAGGTATTGAAGTAATCGGCGTATCTTGCGATAATGAATTTTCTCACTTTGCATGGAAAAATATGCCAGTAAATCAAGGTGGTATAGGTCAAGTTAAATTCCCTTTAGTAGCTGACTTAACAAAACAAATTGCTAGAAATTTTGATGTATTATTTGAAGAAGCAGTGGCTTTAAGAGGATCTTTCTTGCTTGATGCTGATGGAACAATTCGCCATGCAGTGATCAATGACTTACCACTTGGAAGAAATATTGATGAAATGATCAGAATGGTTGATACTATGTTATTTACTAATGAACATGGTGAAGTTTGTCCTGCAGGTTGGAATAAAGGCGATGAAGGTATGAAAGCAGACCCTAAAGGTGTTGCAGATTATCTAAGCAAAAACGAAGGTAAACTATAA
- the hisH gene encoding imidazole glycerol phosphate synthase subunit HisH has translation MICIVDYHLGNFKSVLKAFEKIGHKVIISSKKEDIKNASKLVLPGVGSFKQGMENLKKLALDEVLKECVLKDKKPILGICLGMQLFASKGYEGGECNGLDFIHANVLKFDLAREKLLHSGWDDLRFGNNKSKLFDGILEKSDFYFVHSYYVECLESVETSFCEYEKPFCASFEKENIFAVQFHPEKSQSIGLKLLENFVNLKA, from the coding sequence ATGATTTGCATTGTGGATTATCATCTTGGTAATTTCAAGTCTGTCTTGAAAGCTTTTGAAAAAATCGGTCATAAAGTGATTATAAGTTCTAAAAAAGAAGATATAAAAAATGCTTCTAAACTTGTATTACCAGGTGTTGGATCTTTTAAACAAGGCATGGAAAATTTAAAAAAACTTGCTCTAGATGAAGTTTTAAAAGAATGCGTTTTAAAAGATAAAAAGCCTATTTTGGGGATTTGTCTTGGTATGCAGCTTTTTGCTAGCAAGGGATATGAGGGCGGAGAATGCAATGGACTTGATTTTATCCATGCAAATGTTTTGAAATTTGATTTAGCTAGAGAAAAATTATTGCATAGTGGTTGGGATGATTTGCGATTTGGTAATAACAAAAGCAAGCTTTTTGATGGAATTTTAGAAAAAAGCGATTTTTATTTTGTGCATTCTTACTATGTAGAGTGTTTAGAGAGTGTGGAGACTTCTTTTTGTGAGTATGAAAAGCCATTTTGTGCAAGTTTTGAAAAAGAGAATATTTTTGCTGTGCAGTTTCATCCTGAAAAAAGCCAAAGTATTGGTCTAAAACTTTTGGAAAATTTTGTAAATTTAAAGGCTTAG
- the motB gene encoding flagellar motor protein MotB, with protein MGKKHKCPECPAGEKWAVPYADFLSLLLALFIALWAISESNPAKTEALKTEFVKIFEFTASNPLEKESEVHNKYSAPSNANVEELEKLKKLSITQQENIEKLKAALDQRENNIVLNLPARVEFTRGSTQIDSADVQDFLKRISEVLKRMPAQAQIELRGYTDASDKDPKRNFDLASKRAQVVADYLIARGINPAQLIVVSFGENYPLSTNKEDGINNRVEFYIRVDSSDNQTRKSVLDQIGAFK; from the coding sequence ATGGGTAAAAAACATAAATGTCCAGAATGTCCAGCAGGAGAAAAATGGGCGGTGCCTTATGCAGACTTTTTAAGTTTGCTTTTGGCGCTTTTTATTGCTCTTTGGGCAATTTCTGAAAGCAATCCTGCTAAAACTGAAGCTTTAAAAACTGAGTTTGTTAAAATTTTTGAATTTACTGCTTCTAATCCTTTGGAAAAAGAAAGTGAAGTGCATAATAAATACAGTGCACCATCTAATGCAAATGTTGAAGAGCTTGAAAAGCTTAAAAAATTAAGTATCACTCAACAAGAAAATATAGAAAAATTAAAAGCGGCATTAGATCAAAGGGAAAATAATATCGTTTTAAATTTGCCTGCAAGGGTTGAATTTACTAGAGGTAGTACACAAATTGATTCAGCTGACGTGCAAGATTTTCTAAAACGTATTAGTGAAGTTTTAAAAAGAATGCCTGCGCAAGCTCAAATAGAACTTAGAGGTTATACTGATGCAAGTGATAAAGATCCTAAAAGAAATTTTGATTTGGCAAGCAAAAGAGCTCAGGTTGTGGCTGATTATTTGATTGCTAGAGGGATTAATCCAGCCCAGCTTATAGTGGTTAGTTTTGGTGAAAATTATCCTTTAAGTACAAACAAAGAAGATGGGATAAATAATAGGGTTGAATTTTATATCCGAGTAGATTCTTCGGATAATCAAACTAGAAAGTCTGTATTAGATCAAATTGGTGCTTTTAAATAA